The nucleotide window CTAAGCGCCTAAGGCCTCCGACCTGCCAAAATTTTTAGCTTACTTCGTAAAAATCAGCATCTGCATAACTGCAAAGCCATTTGCCTGCAGCTTGTACGCATAAATACCGCTAACCACTCTTGAACCGTGAAAATCCGTACCATTCCAGACAACAGCGTGTTGGCCGGCAGAAATCGGGCCGGAATATAATGTCTGAATCAGCTGGCCACGCAGGTTGTAAATATCGATTGTAACTTCACCAGCTTCCGGGACCTCAAACATAATCGTGCTACCCTGGTTAAATGGACCGGGATAGTTTTGCAAAGGTGTATGCAAGCCTTCTTGCGCTTCCGTTATGGTATTTCTAGCATTGCATCCCTTAGATTTTAAAATAATGCAATCTTTTCCTACCAATTCCGTTCCGTCGAGCAGTTTACCGGTAAGGACTAATGCGATTTCGTCACCATCTTCAAAATCACCCAGGCCATTAACGATTGCTTGGGTATCAAATCTAAGGAGCAGATCATCAAAACCGTCAGGTCCATCCTTGTTACATTCGCATTCTTCACCATCTACGACCGGCGTGCTAACGTCTTTAATGCAGCTTCGCAGGGCTGCGATACCCTCCAGTTCAATGGTTGGCGCATCGATCTCATTCACATCAAAGTCCTCGGCGCCTAATATCGCCACAGGGAGAACACCTTTGCTTTTTTTGTTTAATGGATTGGGACAGGACCGAGGTTTGATATCGATATTGACCAAAGGCCTGCCTGAACCGTAAATCTCCCAGTCAATATCTGCATTGTATTCAAGACCTCCCCCTCCACAGCAACTCCGCTCTGAGAGGGTAAAGTCATTCACCTTCACCCTTATGAAATCGATCTGAGCACCAGTGAGATCAGGTGAACCACTCAGACGAAAAGATTCAAAGCCCCCTCCGCCAACACCAAATAATAGAACATCGTTGGAATTGAAGAGACGGATGACAGACCACAAAAGTTCGTCTGTGCCATCAGTAAGGAGTGCTACGACGTCTGTGAAGAACATCGTATTAGAAACATCGAAATCAAAGAAGGCACCCGGTAATATTTGTTCTAATGGAATCACCTCACAACCCACGCGAGGCAATGCACACACTGTCTCACTAACGCCCCCTTCGAATCCAAGCTCAAAGGATACTGAAGCGACATTGAGATATGATGAACCAGTGGTGCTACCTCCGTTACCGCCCTTGAACTTTGCAAGCAGAACAGATTGTCCTCTTACTGGCCCAGCCATACTAAGCAACAACACGAAAATCAACAGTAACTTAAACTTCCATACCCCCATACAGACATACCTCCTTCCATAAATTTTGTATCTTTGAAGCCCGCGTTTTTCAGGATTCGATGGGCCTGGGCAGCCCTTGCCCCTATTCCGCAACAGGTAACAATTTCCTGTGATGTATCGAGACGATTCATGTTTGCCGAAAGGTCATTGAGCGGTATATGGACAGCATCCTTGATATGCCCGCTCGCGTACTCTGATTTTGAGCGAACATCCAGCACAATAAAGCGCTCCTTACCTTCTTTCTTTTCTTTGACTTGAAGCGGAGATATGCTCTGAGTCTTTCCTTCCAGCTTACTTCGCAGGACATTTGCAGCGGTAATAACAGGATCCATCGGGATTGAATAGGGTGGGGCATACGATAAATCATATTTTGACAGTTGCTCTATCGTAGCCTTCCCTGACAAGGCAGAAGCGACAACATCAACTCTTTTATCAACGACGCCATCTCCGGCGATTTCTGCGCCCAGAATACGTCCGCTTCGTTTTTCTGCTATCAATTTGACGATGATCTGCTTTGAACCAGGATAATAATGGGCCTTATCATAGGCAGGCACGATGATACTCTCTGTATCAAAACCTTTTTTCCTTGCCTCATTCTCAGACAAACCGGTTTTACCCACCGTCCAGTCAAACACCTTCACAACAAATGTCCCCATGGTTCCAGGAAACGTATCATGCCCGTCACAGATATTAATGCCTGCAATACGTCCATGCTTATTCGCTGTCGTAGCAAGTGGTATCCAGACGGGTTTCCCGGTAACGAGATGTGTGGTTTCCACACAATCCCCAACGGCATAAATATCAGGCA belongs to Candidatus Brocadiaceae bacterium and includes:
- a CDS encoding T9SS type A sorting domain-containing protein; this translates as MGVWKFKLLLIFVLLLSMAGPVRGQSVLLAKFKGGNGGSTTGSSYLNVASVSFELGFEGGVSETVCALPRVGCEVIPLEQILPGAFFDFDVSNTMFFTDVVALLTDGTDELLWSVIRLFNSNDVLLFGVGGGGFESFRLSGSPDLTGAQIDFIRVKVNDFTLSERSCCGGGGLEYNADIDWEIYGSGRPLVNIDIKPRSCPNPLNKKSKGVLPVAILGAEDFDVNEIDAPTIELEGIAALRSCIKDVSTPVVDGEECECNKDGPDGFDDLLLRFDTQAIVNGLGDFEDGDEIALVLTGKLLDGTELVGKDCIILKSKGCNARNTITEAQEGLHTPLQNYPGPFNQGSTIMFEVPEAGEVTIDIYNLRGQLIQTLYSGPISAGQHAVVWNGTDFHGSRVVSGIYAYKLQANGFAVMQMLIFTK
- a CDS encoding FAD-dependent oxidoreductase encodes the protein MESKRIVIIGGVASGTKTAAKARREDPQAEITLITKDAEISYASCGMPYFISDIIKERNDLLVRGPDYFRNILHVSILMEHCVDSIDPNRKNVTVRNLKNNQSLNVPYDRLVLAVGASPKIPNIEGVQYENIFTLHSIPSAVRIKSIIQQKKIKNAVLVGGGFIALEMAESFMMYGIKASLIIRSDQILSQFDKDIALLVQNHIKIKGVQIFEEDEVEKFVADKDGKVTDVITKKQSLSAEIVLLATGLKPNVRLAANAGVTIGTTGAIRVNERLETDVPDIYAVGDCVETTHLVTGKPVWIPLATTANKHGRIAGINICDGHDTFPGTMGTFVVKVFDWTVGKTGLSENEARKKGFDTESIIVPAYDKAHYYPGSKQIIVKLIAEKRSGRILGAEIAGDGVVDKRVDVVASALSGKATIEQLSKYDLSYAPPYSIPMDPVITAANVLRSKLEGKTQSISPLQVKEKKEGKERFIVLDVRSKSEYASGHIKDAVHIPLNDLSANMNRLDTSQEIVTCCGIGARAAQAHRILKNAGFKDTKFMEGGMSVWGYGSLSYC